A single Asticcacaulis excentricus DNA region contains:
- a CDS encoding bifunctional 5-dehydro-2-deoxygluconokinase/5-dehydro-2-deoxyphosphogluconate aldolase: protein MGARTLGGLDVITLGRSSVDLYGQQIGGRLEDMASFAKYVGGSPTNTAIGAARLGLKAGLITRVGADHMGRFILEALRREGVDTTGVVTDPARLTALVLLGIVDKDTFPLIFYRENCADMAIDMADIDTSWLTSARALVIDGTHLSQPGVFAASLEAVRQVKAAGGQIAFDIDYRPVLWGLTTRDMGEQRYVADPEVTRRLATVTPLCDLIIGTEEEVRILGGHEDVITALKAIRAQTNAILVCKLGPDGCAIFPGEVPDRIADGLVVPGFAIEVMNVLGAGDAFSAGFLRGWLGGEDLATCGRWANACGALVVTRHSCAPAMPTFDELQAFMAAQHPMTAEAQNALDHLHWARTRHRDYDALMILAMDHRFQFEEMASDFGADLSRVSAFKRLALRAVDRLAQGHADFGVLLDGRYGAEALSEAGHTTYWIGRPVEVPKSRPLQFETGADVGLDLHTWPVNQVVKCLVLYHPDDEKALRDEQERQLITLFDACRRSGHELLLELILPAGMASDAMTRARGMQRLYDLGIKPDWWKLEPVADADNWRHIEAVIADNDPLCRGVVVLGLSAPENELLEAFAVAARFECVKGFAIGRTIFHDVAAQWLRGEMDDDAATAVMADKLSRLVDGWRAIRQPRQ, encoded by the coding sequence ATGGGCGCTCGCACCCTTGGCGGACTGGATGTCATCACGCTGGGCCGGTCCAGTGTGGACCTGTACGGGCAGCAGATCGGTGGCCGTCTCGAAGACATGGCCTCGTTTGCCAAATATGTCGGCGGCAGCCCGACCAATACGGCCATCGGTGCCGCGCGGCTGGGGCTGAAGGCCGGGCTGATCACGCGCGTCGGGGCCGACCATATGGGTCGCTTCATTCTTGAGGCGCTGCGCCGCGAAGGGGTGGATACGACCGGCGTGGTGACCGATCCGGCGCGCCTGACCGCGCTGGTGCTTCTGGGGATCGTCGATAAGGACACCTTCCCGCTTATCTTTTACCGCGAAAATTGCGCCGATATGGCCATCGACATGGCCGATATTGATACCTCATGGCTGACCTCGGCGCGTGCACTGGTCATCGACGGCACCCACCTGTCGCAGCCGGGCGTCTTTGCCGCCAGCCTGGAGGCCGTGCGGCAGGTAAAGGCCGCCGGCGGTCAGATCGCCTTTGACATCGACTACCGCCCCGTTCTGTGGGGCCTGACGACGCGCGACATGGGCGAGCAGCGCTATGTCGCCGATCCGGAAGTCACGCGGCGTCTGGCCACCGTGACGCCCTTGTGTGACCTGATTATCGGCACTGAGGAAGAGGTGCGGATTCTGGGCGGGCATGAGGATGTGATTACCGCCCTGAAGGCCATCCGCGCCCAGACGAACGCCATACTGGTGTGCAAGCTGGGGCCGGACGGCTGTGCCATCTTCCCCGGTGAAGTGCCCGACCGCATCGCTGACGGGCTGGTCGTGCCGGGCTTTGCCATTGAGGTGATGAACGTGCTGGGGGCTGGAGACGCCTTCAGCGCCGGCTTCCTGCGCGGGTGGCTGGGTGGCGAAGACCTCGCCACCTGCGGGCGCTGGGCCAATGCCTGCGGCGCGCTGGTGGTGACCCGCCATTCCTGCGCCCCGGCCATGCCGACCTTTGATGAATTGCAGGCCTTTATGGCCGCGCAACACCCTATGACGGCTGAGGCCCAAAACGCGCTCGATCACCTGCACTGGGCGCGCACCCGCCACCGCGACTATGACGCCCTGATGATCCTCGCCATGGATCACCGTTTCCAGTTCGAGGAGATGGCCAGCGATTTCGGGGCCGACCTGTCGCGCGTCTCGGCTTTCAAGCGGCTGGCGCTCAGGGCCGTGGACCGTCTGGCGCAGGGCCATGCCGATTTCGGCGTGCTACTCGATGGTCGCTATGGGGCCGAGGCGCTCAGCGAAGCCGGACATACGACCTACTGGATCGGTCGCCCGGTCGAGGTGCCAAAATCACGACCTCTGCAATTTGAAACCGGGGCCGATGTCGGGCTCGACCTGCACACCTGGCCCGTCAATCAGGTGGTCAAGTGCCTCGTCCTCTATCACCCCGACGATGAGAAAGCCCTGCGCGACGAACAGGAGCGTCAGTTGATCACCCTGTTCGATGCCTGCCGTCGCTCAGGCCATGAACTGCTGCTGGAACTGATCCTGCCTGCCGGTATGGCGTCGGACGCCATGACCCGCGCGCGGGGGATGCAGCGCCTGTACGACCTTGGTATCAAGCCCGACTGGTGGAAGCTGGAACCCGTCGCGGACGCTGACAACTGGCGACACATCGAAGCCGTCATCGCTGATAATGACCCACTGTGTCGCGGCGTGGTGGTGCTGGGCCTCTCTGCGCCCGAAAACGAGCTTCTGGAAGCCTTTGCGGTGGCTGCCCGTTTTGAGTGCGTGAAGGGTTTTGCCATCGGTCGGACCATCTTCCACGATGTGGCGGCCCAGTGGCTGCGGGGCGAAATGGATGATGACGCCGCCACCGCGGTTATGGCAGACAAGCTGTCGCGGCTGGTGGACGGGTGGCGGGCCATTCGTCAGCCCCGCCAATAA